Proteins found in one Nocardia brasiliensis ATCC 700358 genomic segment:
- a CDS encoding carboxylesterase/lipase family protein gives METVVSVSGGKVRGVVREGVYAFLGIPYAAPAVGAARFELPKPVEKWVGVRDAVTYGATCPQGPYPDGIQALVTMNRVPGDEYLNLNVWTPDPGTSGLPVLVWIHGGGYSRGSNAGAVADGSAFARDGVVVVSMNYRVGMAGFAVLDGAPANRGLHDQIFALRWVQENVAAFGGDPGNVTLGGLSAGGMSVAALLASPLAQGLFRRAIIQNGTTVAAAPMDDARKLSAAAAAKLGIEPSATAFGALEEKELLDAQEAVALDQMIDPSPERWGASFITNGIGILNFFPVVDGEMLTDTPLKVLEAQPDRALPLLCGYAAEEFRFFLMPTGVAAAVTAETLPFFLSRYGMAPELADVFAANRPSATPADLLAAVFTDVAFRADIVRFAEACAHAPTFVYEFAWPSGVDGLGACHALETAFIFDRLASAHAITGPNPPQPLADEMHRAWVDFVINGDPGWQRFDAATRPVRVFDHPELQLVYDPRAEELRAARR, from the coding sequence GTGGAAACGGTTGTATCGGTCAGTGGGGGAAAGGTTCGGGGTGTGGTCCGGGAGGGGGTGTATGCGTTTCTCGGGATTCCTTATGCCGCACCGGCGGTGGGGGCGGCGCGGTTCGAATTGCCGAAGCCGGTGGAAAAGTGGGTGGGGGTGCGCGACGCGGTGACGTACGGCGCGACCTGCCCGCAGGGGCCCTATCCTGACGGCATCCAGGCTCTGGTCACCATGAACCGGGTGCCGGGCGACGAGTACTTGAATCTCAATGTGTGGACGCCGGATCCGGGCACGAGCGGCCTGCCGGTGCTGGTCTGGATCCACGGCGGCGGATACTCACGCGGCTCCAATGCGGGCGCGGTGGCCGACGGCAGCGCCTTCGCGCGGGACGGCGTCGTGGTGGTGTCGATGAACTACCGCGTCGGTATGGCCGGGTTCGCGGTGCTGGACGGCGCGCCGGCGAACCGTGGTCTGCACGACCAGATCTTCGCGCTGCGCTGGGTGCAGGAGAATGTCGCCGCCTTCGGCGGTGACCCGGGCAATGTCACGCTCGGCGGCCTGTCCGCGGGCGGTATGAGCGTGGCCGCGCTGCTGGCTTCTCCGTTGGCGCAGGGGCTTTTTCGACGCGCGATCATCCAGAACGGCACCACCGTCGCGGCCGCACCCATGGACGATGCCCGCAAATTGTCGGCCGCCGCGGCGGCGAAGCTCGGAATAGAGCCCTCTGCAACCGCTTTCGGCGCACTCGAGGAGAAAGAACTGCTGGACGCGCAGGAAGCGGTGGCGCTGGACCAGATGATCGATCCGTCGCCGGAACGCTGGGGCGCCTCGTTCATCACCAACGGGATCGGCATCCTCAACTTCTTCCCGGTGGTCGACGGGGAAATGCTGACGGACACGCCATTGAAAGTGCTGGAGGCGCAACCGGATCGAGCGCTGCCGCTGCTCTGCGGCTACGCTGCGGAGGAGTTCCGCTTCTTCCTGATGCCGACCGGTGTCGCCGCCGCGGTGACCGCCGAAACGTTGCCGTTCTTCCTCAGCCGCTACGGAATGGCACCGGAACTCGCCGACGTCTTCGCCGCCAACCGGCCGAGCGCGACGCCCGCGGATCTGCTGGCCGCGGTCTTCACCGATGTCGCGTTCCGAGCCGATATCGTGCGGTTTGCGGAAGCCTGTGCGCACGCGCCGACGTTTGTCTACGAATTCGCTTGGCCCTCCGGAGTGGACGGGCTCGGTGCATGTCACGCACTGGAGACCGCATTCATTTTCGACCGTCTCGCGTCCGCGCACGCGATCACCGGCCCCAACCCGCCGCAGCCGCTCGCCGACGAAATGCACCGCGCCTGGGTGGATTTCGTCATAAACGGCGATCCCGGCTGGCAGCGATTCGATGCGGCCACCCGCCCGGTGCGCGTGTTCGATCACCCCGAATTGCAGCTGGTGTACGACCCGCGCGCCGAGGAGTTGCGCGCGGCCCGGCGTTAG
- the guaD gene encoding guanine deaminase, which yields MAERVELPAVFRGTVLHFLRDPGPDSASDAWELFEDGALAIAADGTVAWAGEWSALPERLRGTVVDHRGRLIVPGFVDAHIHYSQYDMIASYGARLSDWLQDYVFPAEQEFADPAHARHIAERFLDTLLACGTTTASVHPTVHPASVDAFCAAARARDLRMTCGKVLMDRQPDAPEFLRDRTLSDAENQTRQLRTRWHGNGRLTYAITPRFAPSCTDEQLAWAGRLFREFPDVALQTHAAESGPETAQVLARFADARSYLDVYDRVGMLGPRSLFAHCVHIDARDRSRLAETGAAIAFCPTSNLFLGSGLFDLPAAWQAGIRVGLGTDCGAGTSYSMLRTLNEAYKVVMLSESAKPEAQRTSLDALRGFYLATLGGAEAMYCDERIGNFRAGKEADFVVLDWAATPVLAHRVDRARDIHERLFAQMMLGDERSVVATYVMGRRAYARP from the coding sequence ATGGCCGAACGCGTGGAGCTGCCCGCCGTTTTCCGCGGCACCGTGTTGCATTTCCTGCGCGATCCCGGCCCCGACAGCGCATCCGACGCATGGGAACTGTTCGAGGACGGCGCGCTCGCGATCGCCGCCGACGGCACCGTCGCCTGGGCGGGCGAGTGGTCCGCGCTGCCGGAGCGACTTCGCGGCACGGTGGTCGATCACCGGGGCAGGCTGATCGTGCCCGGTTTCGTGGACGCCCACATCCACTACAGCCAGTACGACATGATCGCGAGTTACGGTGCGCGCCTGTCGGATTGGCTACAAGACTACGTGTTTCCGGCCGAGCAGGAGTTCGCGGATCCCGCGCACGCGCGCCACATCGCCGAGCGCTTCCTCGACACCTTGCTGGCCTGCGGCACCACCACCGCGAGCGTGCACCCGACCGTGCATCCGGCCTCGGTCGACGCGTTCTGCGCCGCGGCCCGAGCCCGTGACCTGCGGATGACGTGCGGCAAAGTGCTGATGGACCGGCAGCCGGACGCGCCGGAGTTCCTCCGGGACCGGACGCTGTCCGACGCCGAAAACCAGACACGCCAACTCCGCACCCGCTGGCACGGGAACGGTCGCCTGACCTACGCGATCACGCCGCGCTTCGCGCCGTCCTGCACGGACGAGCAGCTGGCCTGGGCCGGTCGACTGTTCCGCGAGTTCCCGGATGTCGCGTTGCAAACCCATGCCGCGGAGAGCGGTCCGGAGACCGCACAGGTCCTCGCCCGCTTCGCCGACGCCCGTTCATACCTCGACGTCTACGACCGCGTGGGCATGCTCGGCCCCCGTTCGCTGTTCGCCCACTGCGTGCACATCGACGCGCGGGACCGGTCCCGGCTGGCCGAGACCGGTGCCGCCATCGCCTTCTGCCCCACCTCGAACCTGTTCCTCGGCAGTGGACTGTTCGACCTGCCGGCCGCCTGGCAGGCAGGCATCCGGGTCGGCCTCGGCACCGATTGCGGTGCGGGCACCAGCTATTCGATGCTGCGCACGCTCAACGAGGCGTACAAGGTGGTCATGCTCAGCGAGTCGGCGAAACCCGAAGCCCAGCGCACCAGCTTGGACGCGCTGCGCGGGTTCTACCTCGCCACCCTCGGCGGCGCCGAAGCGATGTACTGCGACGAGCGCATCGGCAACTTCCGCGCCGGCAAGGAGGCCGACTTCGTCGTGCTGGACTGGGCCGCCACCCCGGTCCTCGCGCACCGCGTCGACCGGGCCCGCGACATCCATGAACGGTTGTTCGCCCAGATGATGCTCGGCGACGAGCGTTCCGTGGTGGCGACCTACGTCATGGGACGGCGCGCATACGCCCGGCCTTAG
- a CDS encoding tyrosine-protein phosphatase: MRYSIVSLLAAVLATFALTATTASPFATAQPDAQAESAIAAGGKIDLQGAINARDIGGYRTYDGAKVKSGKAVRADSLEKLTAADVQKLAGLKVQKVIDFRTPAEVQFAGADKPIPGAQAVARPIDDTGLFQKLLSVIQLRDPVKQEEMLGNGKAEEIMKGVYASFFTQQSRAAFGQTIKDLAATDKVTLYHCTAGKDRTGWLTYVTLRAVGVPERTARQDYLLSNQYRAAADAALRQQVKQAGLMQNPDLLIPLQEVRDAYLDVAVAKIEQDYGDFGKFLTQGLGLDAGTILKLRKNLVS; encoded by the coding sequence ATGAGGTACTCAATAGTTTCGCTACTCGCCGCAGTGCTGGCGACCTTCGCGCTGACGGCGACGACCGCCTCGCCGTTCGCGACCGCACAACCGGACGCGCAGGCGGAGTCCGCGATCGCGGCGGGCGGGAAGATCGATCTGCAAGGCGCGATCAATGCCCGCGATATCGGCGGATATCGCACCTATGACGGAGCGAAGGTGAAGTCGGGCAAAGCCGTTCGCGCCGACTCGCTGGAAAAGCTCACCGCCGCTGACGTACAGAAGCTGGCGGGCCTGAAAGTGCAGAAGGTGATCGACTTCCGCACCCCGGCCGAGGTGCAGTTCGCCGGCGCGGACAAGCCGATCCCGGGCGCGCAGGCGGTGGCCAGGCCGATCGATGACACCGGACTGTTCCAGAAGCTGCTCTCGGTGATCCAGCTGCGTGATCCGGTGAAGCAGGAGGAGATGCTCGGCAACGGCAAGGCCGAGGAGATCATGAAGGGCGTCTACGCCAGCTTCTTCACCCAGCAGTCGCGGGCCGCGTTCGGGCAGACCATCAAGGATCTCGCCGCCACCGACAAGGTGACGCTGTACCACTGCACCGCGGGCAAGGACCGCACGGGCTGGCTGACGTACGTCACCTTGCGTGCGGTCGGCGTGCCGGAACGCACTGCGCGGCAGGACTATCTGCTGTCCAACCAGTATCGCGCCGCGGCGGACGCGGCGCTGCGGCAGCAGGTGAAACAGGCGGGGCTGATGCAGAATCCGGATCTGCTGATTCCGCTGCAGGAGGTGCGTGACGCGTACCTGGACGTCGCCGTCGCCAAGATCGAGCAGGACTACGGCGATTTCGGCAAGTTCCTCACCCAGGGCCTCGGGCTGGACGCCGGCACCATCCTGAAGCTGCGCAAGAACCTTGTCAGCTGA
- a CDS encoding elongation factor G-like protein EF-G2 produces MDKTSGSAGGNGRVLSAERPEQIRNVVLVGRSGSGKTTLVEALALTTGTVNRAGRVEDGTSLSDYDEIEHRQHRSVQLSVVPLAWAGMKINLLDTPGYADFVGELRAGLRAADAALFVISAAEGAEGVSGATRALWEECAAVGMPRAIVITHLDTARADYDEMTETCRTVLGGGASENILPLHLPVYGPKSADGHRPVTGLIELLPNCVVDYSSGECVQATPTPEQQPLLDEARNRLIEGIIAESEDESLMDRYLGGEPIELATLVTDLERAVARGSFHPVLFGAPAPEGAKQGLGTVELLDLITGGFPTPAEHIVSAVTAADGNTRRRLDCDPDGVLAAEVIRTASDPYVGRVSLVRVFSGTLRADDTVHVCGHGLEERGHESHDVDERVGAVSAPFGKSQRPLGQAIAGDIAYVTKLGHAETGDTLSGVDKPLLIEPWQMPDPLLPIAITAHSKADEDKLSQSLARLAAEDPAVRLEHNIQTHQLVLWCLGEAHRDVALERLRTRFGVQVDVVEHQVALRETFAGKASGRGRHVKQSGGHGQYAVCEIEVEPLPGGSGIEFVDRVVGGVVPRQFIPSVEKGVRAQATRGVAAGYPLVDVRVTLFDGKAHSVDSSDAAFQTAGALALREAAATAGVALLEPIADVWVVVSDDYVGPVLSDLSGRRGRVLGTEPHGVGRTRIHAEVPELELSRYAIDLRSLSHGTGDFNRTYTRHESMPNQLAANLRGQGKKKS; encoded by the coding sequence GTGGACAAAACGAGCGGATCTGCTGGAGGCAACGGCAGAGTACTTTCGGCCGAGCGGCCGGAACAGATACGAAATGTGGTCCTGGTCGGGCGCAGTGGATCGGGCAAAACCACGCTGGTGGAGGCGTTGGCGCTGACCACGGGGACGGTGAACCGGGCAGGCCGGGTCGAGGACGGGACGTCGCTGTCCGATTACGACGAGATCGAGCATCGGCAGCACAGGTCTGTGCAATTGTCCGTGGTGCCGCTCGCCTGGGCCGGGATGAAGATCAACCTGCTGGATACGCCCGGTTACGCGGACTTCGTCGGCGAACTGCGGGCGGGTCTGCGGGCCGCGGATGCCGCGCTGTTCGTGATCTCGGCGGCCGAGGGCGCCGAAGGCGTCAGCGGCGCGACGCGCGCGCTCTGGGAGGAGTGCGCAGCGGTCGGCATGCCGCGCGCGATCGTGATCACGCACCTGGACACCGCGCGGGCCGACTACGACGAGATGACCGAGACCTGTCGCACGGTACTCGGCGGCGGCGCGTCGGAAAACATTCTGCCGCTGCATCTTCCGGTGTACGGACCGAAGAGCGCGGACGGTCATCGACCGGTCACCGGACTCATCGAACTGCTGCCCAACTGCGTGGTCGACTACTCCTCCGGTGAGTGCGTCCAGGCCACGCCCACGCCCGAACAGCAACCGCTGCTGGACGAGGCCCGCAACCGGCTCATCGAGGGCATCATCGCCGAGAGCGAAGACGAGTCCCTGATGGACCGCTATCTCGGCGGCGAACCCATCGAACTCGCCACACTCGTCACCGACCTGGAACGCGCGGTGGCCCGGGGCAGTTTCCATCCGGTGCTGTTCGGCGCGCCCGCTCCGGAGGGTGCGAAGCAGGGGTTGGGCACGGTCGAACTGCTGGACCTGATCACCGGCGGCTTCCCGACGCCGGCCGAGCACATCGTCTCGGCCGTCACCGCAGCGGACGGCAACACCCGCCGCCGGCTCGACTGCGACCCCGACGGGGTGCTCGCGGCCGAGGTGATCCGCACCGCCTCCGACCCCTATGTCGGCCGGGTGTCGCTGGTTCGCGTCTTCTCCGGCACGCTGCGCGCCGACGATACCGTGCACGTCTGCGGGCACGGACTCGAGGAACGCGGGCACGAGAGCCACGACGTCGACGAACGGGTCGGCGCGGTCTCCGCGCCGTTCGGCAAGAGCCAGCGCCCACTCGGCCAGGCGATCGCCGGCGATATCGCGTACGTCACCAAGCTCGGTCACGCCGAAACCGGCGACACCCTCTCCGGCGTGGACAAGCCGCTGCTCATCGAGCCGTGGCAGATGCCGGATCCGTTGCTGCCCATCGCCATCACCGCGCACAGCAAGGCCGACGAAGACAAGCTCTCACAGAGCCTGGCCCGGCTGGCGGCCGAGGATCCCGCGGTGCGGCTCGAGCACAACATCCAGACCCATCAGCTGGTGCTGTGGTGTCTGGGCGAGGCGCATCGCGATGTCGCGCTGGAACGATTGCGCACCAGGTTCGGCGTGCAGGTGGACGTCGTCGAGCATCAGGTGGCGCTGCGAGAGACGTTCGCGGGCAAGGCTTCCGGACGCGGCAGGCACGTGAAGCAGTCGGGCGGGCACGGGCAATACGCGGTATGCGAGATCGAGGTCGAACCGCTGCCCGGCGGGTCGGGCATCGAGTTCGTGGACCGGGTGGTCGGCGGAGTCGTTCCGCGCCAATTCATTCCGTCGGTCGAGAAGGGGGTGCGCGCTCAGGCCACCCGCGGTGTCGCCGCCGGATATCCGCTGGTCGACGTGCGGGTCACGCTGTTCGACGGCAAGGCGCACTCGGTCGACTCGTCCGATGCGGCCTTCCAGACCGCGGGTGCGCTGGCATTGCGCGAAGCCGCGGCCACGGCGGGCGTTGCCCTGCTGGAACCGATCGCCGACGTTTGGGTCGTGGTCTCCGACGACTACGTGGGCCCGGTGTTGAGCGATCTGTCCGGCCGGCGCGGTCGCGTCCTGGGCACCGAACCACATGGCGTCGGCCGCACCAGAATTCACGCCGAGGTGCCCGAACTCGAACTCAGCCGCTACGCCATCGATCTGCGTTCGCTCTCGCACGGCACCGGCGATTTCAATCGCACCTACACCCGGCACGAATCGATGCCGAACCAGCTGGCCGCGAACCTGCGCGGGCAAGGCAAAAAGAAGTCCTGA
- a CDS encoding RidA family protein: MINERFSDIPGVAPGFGYAHAVTTSGGLAFVSGQIAVDAAGNVVGPDDLAAQTRQALTNLENVLRALGADWTDLVKFTWFVTDVSQLQVLRDVRDEFLRPALGDRPNPASSLVQVAGLFRPEFLVEVEAVVALRDVS, translated from the coding sequence ATGATCAACGAGAGGTTCTCCGATATCCCGGGCGTCGCACCGGGTTTCGGCTACGCCCACGCGGTGACCACCTCGGGTGGACTCGCCTTCGTGTCCGGTCAGATCGCGGTGGACGCCGCGGGCAACGTGGTCGGCCCGGACGATCTGGCCGCGCAGACCAGGCAGGCGCTGACCAACCTGGAGAACGTGCTGCGCGCGCTCGGCGCCGACTGGACCGACCTGGTCAAATTCACCTGGTTCGTGACCGATGTCAGCCAGTTGCAGGTGCTCCGCGACGTCCGCGACGAGTTCCTGCGCCCTGCGCTCGGCGACCGGCCCAATCCCGCGAGTTCCCTCGTTCAGGTGGCCGGGTTGTTCCGGCCGGAGTTCCTGGTCGAGGTGGAAGCCGTTGTCGCGCTGCGCGACGTGAGCTGA
- a CDS encoding MFS transporter, translating into MDVTPDVSRATLRKVVIRLVPFLGLLYFVNYLDRVNIGFAGPSGMKADLGLTETAFGLASGIFFIGYLVLEVPSNVALHRFGARRWIARILASWGLVATAMAFVPNETVLYILRFVLGVAEAGFFPGILLYLTYWFPQNQRAKIVALFMVAVPVSTALGSTLSSLIIQYGHGVLGLSGWRFMFLVEGLPAIFLAVVTWFYLTDSPAQARWLTRDERQWLSSELAAEQAAVEKQEQWTLRKALTDSRVLGLALVYGGIVYGLYALGFFLPTIINGFQEQYGTHYSVVQRGLINAVPYVIGAVVMVLWSRHGDRTGERAWHVALPALIGGLAIPVALYLGNPFAAMAAVTVCAVGVLAALPTFWALPSTFLSGAAAAAGIALINSIGNISGFAAPYITGWLKDWTGTQRAGLWVVGACMIASAVGVLYLWKRILARTQAAVESKQALPE; encoded by the coding sequence ATGGATGTCACACCCGACGTTTCCCGCGCGACACTGCGCAAGGTCGTAATCCGACTGGTGCCGTTCCTCGGGCTGCTCTACTTCGTCAACTATCTGGATCGGGTCAATATCGGCTTCGCGGGACCCAGCGGAATGAAAGCCGACCTCGGGCTCACCGAGACGGCGTTCGGCCTCGCCTCCGGGATCTTCTTCATCGGCTACCTGGTGCTCGAGGTGCCGAGCAACGTGGCGCTGCACCGCTTCGGCGCGCGCCGCTGGATCGCCCGGATCCTGGCCAGCTGGGGGCTGGTCGCGACCGCGATGGCCTTCGTGCCGAACGAAACCGTCCTGTACATCCTGCGTTTCGTGCTCGGCGTCGCGGAAGCGGGCTTCTTCCCCGGCATCCTGCTCTACCTCACCTACTGGTTCCCGCAGAACCAGCGGGCGAAGATCGTCGCCCTGTTCATGGTGGCCGTGCCCGTGTCCACCGCGCTGGGTTCCACACTGTCCAGCCTGATCATCCAGTACGGGCACGGGGTGCTCGGGCTGAGCGGGTGGCGGTTCATGTTCCTCGTCGAAGGACTGCCCGCGATCTTCCTCGCCGTGGTGACCTGGTTCTATCTCACTGACAGCCCCGCCCAGGCGCGCTGGTTGACCCGCGACGAACGGCAATGGCTCAGCAGCGAACTCGCCGCCGAACAAGCTGCCGTGGAGAAACAAGAACAGTGGACGCTGCGCAAGGCGCTCACCGATTCCCGGGTACTCGGGCTCGCGCTCGTCTATGGCGGCATCGTCTACGGCTTGTACGCGCTCGGCTTCTTCCTGCCGACCATCATCAACGGCTTCCAAGAGCAGTACGGCACGCACTACTCGGTGGTGCAGCGCGGCCTGATCAACGCCGTGCCGTACGTCATCGGCGCGGTGGTGATGGTGCTCTGGAGCAGGCACGGCGACCGGACCGGCGAGCGGGCCTGGCATGTCGCGCTGCCCGCCCTGATCGGCGGGCTCGCCATTCCGGTCGCGCTGTATCTCGGCAACCCGTTCGCGGCCATGGCCGCGGTGACCGTGTGCGCCGTCGGCGTCCTCGCCGCCCTGCCCACCTTCTGGGCGTTGCCGAGCACCTTCCTGTCCGGTGCGGCCGCCGCCGCGGGCATCGCACTGATCAACTCCATCGGCAACATCAGTGGTTTCGCCGCGCCCTACATCACCGGCTGGCTGAAGGATTGGACCGGCACCCAGCGTGCGGGACTTTGGGTGGTCGGCGCCTGCATGATCGCCTCCGCGGTCGGTGTGCTGTACCTGTGGAAGCGGATCCTTGCGCGCACCCAAGCGGCAGTCGAATCGAAACAGGCTTTACCCGAATGA
- a CDS encoding GNAT family N-acetyltransferase, with protein MLLSDGVVALRPITMADAEAHLAGEDDELARWLNGGRGTLETVVRHIDRCIQQWEQNGTSRTFAVLDIASGALTGTVDVHTREPYLALRQANLAYGIYPQWRKRGIATRAVELVCRYLRTADLATYAVIRVDPDNHASAAVALRAGFFYSHHTAASADEGPIDCYLRAVTPRR; from the coding sequence GTGCTGCTATCCGATGGCGTTGTCGCACTTCGCCCGATCACGATGGCCGATGCCGAGGCGCATCTGGCCGGCGAGGACGACGAGCTGGCACGGTGGCTGAACGGCGGCCGCGGGACTTTGGAAACCGTCGTGCGACATATCGATCGGTGCATCCAGCAGTGGGAGCAGAACGGAACGAGCCGAACCTTCGCTGTGCTGGATATCGCGAGCGGAGCGCTCACCGGAACGGTGGACGTGCACACCAGAGAGCCGTATCTGGCTCTGCGCCAAGCGAATCTGGCTTACGGGATATATCCGCAGTGGCGCAAGCGAGGCATCGCCACCCGCGCGGTCGAGCTGGTGTGCCGGTATCTACGGACCGCCGACCTCGCCACTTACGCCGTGATCCGGGTCGACCCGGACAACCACGCGTCCGCGGCGGTCGCTCTGCGTGCCGGGTTCTTCTACAGCCACCACACCGCCGCAAGCGCGGACGAGGGACCGATCGACTGCTACCTGCGGGCCGTCACTCCCCGACGCTGA
- a CDS encoding cation transporter has protein sequence MIHGATPLAPARRAILSRRIRWFVAATITYNVIEAIVALSEGARVSSTALIGFGLDSVIEVSSAAAVAWQFAGRDPERREKVALRIIAFSFFALAAYVTVDAVRALLGVGEAQHSPIGIGLAAASLLVMPVLSWLQRRAGRELGSASAVADSKQTLLCTYLSAVLLVGLLLNALFGWSWADPLAALAIAAIAVREGRNAWHGQTCCPTPSHPIETTCCTEH, from the coding sequence CTGATACACGGCGCCACGCCCCTAGCCCCCGCCAGGCGAGCCATACTGTCCCGACGCATCCGATGGTTCGTCGCCGCGACGATCACCTACAACGTGATCGAAGCGATTGTCGCGTTGAGCGAGGGCGCTCGGGTTTCGTCGACGGCTTTGATCGGGTTCGGGTTGGACTCGGTGATCGAGGTGTCTTCGGCGGCGGCGGTCGCGTGGCAGTTCGCGGGACGGGATCCGGAAAGGCGGGAGAAGGTGGCGCTGCGCATCATCGCGTTCTCCTTCTTCGCCCTGGCCGCCTATGTCACCGTCGATGCCGTCCGCGCACTGCTCGGCGTCGGCGAAGCGCAACACTCCCCGATCGGCATCGGCTTGGCCGCGGCCAGTCTGCTGGTCATGCCGGTGCTGTCCTGGCTGCAGCGCCGCGCCGGCCGCGAACTCGGATCCGCTTCTGCCGTGGCCGATTCCAAACAGACCCTGCTCTGCACCTACCTGTCGGCCGTCCTCCTCGTCGGCCTCCTCCTCAACGCCCTCTTCGGCTGGTCCTGGGCCGACCCGCTCGCCGCCCTCGCCATCGCCGCCATCGCCGTCCGCGAAGGCCGCAACGCCTGGCACGGCCAAACCTGCTGCCCCACCCCGTCCCACCCCATCGAAACCACCTGCTGCACCGAACACTGA
- a CDS encoding ArsR/SmtB family transcription factor, which yields METLQHSDALARFGHALSDPTRTRILLSLRVGASYPSELAEQIGVSRQILSNHLACLRGCGLVVAIPEGRRSRYELADARIGHALGDLLGLVLAVDPACCPTADEQGCC from the coding sequence GTGGAGACTTTGCAGCACAGTGACGCGCTGGCTCGGTTCGGGCACGCGTTGTCCGATCCGACGCGGACTCGGATTCTGTTGAGTTTGCGGGTCGGTGCGAGCTACCCGTCCGAATTGGCCGAGCAGATCGGCGTATCACGGCAGATACTGTCCAATCACCTTGCCTGCCTTCGAGGTTGCGGACTCGTCGTCGCGATTCCGGAGGGCCGCCGCAGCCGCTACGAACTCGCCGACGCCCGCATCGGCCACGCCCTCGGCGACCTCCTCGGCTTGGTCCTGGCCGTCGACCCCGCCTGCTGCCCTACCGCTGACGAACAAGGGTGCTGCTGA
- a CDS encoding Rv3235 family protein — protein MRSKSRAGCGTDPDPEAVLSAKEFARWVVRLVLEVLDHRRLVTHMASVADARIVAALRTMVNTDVIPGRGLGVAVPGRVTVRMVDAKTAEVCAGYDRGPRHFALAARITRTRGQWRLTALRVR, from the coding sequence ATGCGGTCCAAGTCGCGGGCGGGGTGTGGGACGGACCCGGATCCGGAAGCGGTGTTGTCCGCCAAGGAGTTTGCGCGGTGGGTGGTTCGGTTGGTTCTGGAGGTTCTGGACCATCGGCGGCTGGTCACGCACATGGCGTCGGTGGCCGACGCCCGCATCGTCGCCGCGCTGCGCACGATGGTGAACACCGACGTGATTCCGGGCAGGGGTCTGGGTGTCGCGGTGCCGGGCCGGGTAACCGTGCGCATGGTCGACGCCAAAACCGCTGAGGTCTGCGCGGGATACGACCGGGGCCCAAGGCATTTCGCCCTGGCCGCCCGCATCACCCGAACCCGCGGCCAGTGGCGCCTGACTGCACTGCGCGTGCGGTGA
- the lipA gene encoding lipoyl synthase produces the protein MTSASAPAGRKLLRIEARNAETPIERKPQWIRTKAKMGPEYSELKGLVKREGLHTVCEEAGCPNIFECWEDREATFLIGGEQCTRRCDFCQIDTGKPAALDRDEPRRVAESVQAMGLRYSTITGVARDDLADGGAWLYAETVRAIKALNPNTGVELLIPDFNAVPEQLDEVFASRPEVLAHNLETVPRIFKRIRPAFRYERSLSVLTAAREAGLVTKSNLILGMGETPEEVTQAMRDLHEAGCDILTITQYLRPSPRHHPVDRWVKPQEFVDHSKMAEEIGFAGVMAGPLVRSSYRAGRLYAQAMAHHGREIAPTMAHLAQEGSASQEASSVLARFGS, from the coding sequence GTGACCTCAGCTTCAGCACCGGCAGGACGCAAACTGCTACGCATCGAGGCGCGCAACGCGGAGACCCCGATCGAGCGCAAGCCTCAGTGGATTCGGACCAAGGCGAAGATGGGCCCGGAGTATTCCGAGCTCAAAGGTCTGGTCAAACGCGAAGGCCTGCACACGGTCTGTGAGGAAGCGGGCTGTCCCAACATCTTCGAATGCTGGGAAGACCGCGAGGCCACCTTCCTGATCGGCGGCGAGCAGTGCACCCGGCGCTGCGACTTCTGCCAGATCGACACCGGCAAACCCGCCGCACTCGACCGGGACGAGCCGCGCCGGGTCGCCGAGAGCGTGCAGGCGATGGGCCTGCGCTACTCGACCATCACCGGTGTCGCGCGCGACGACCTCGCCGACGGCGGCGCCTGGCTCTACGCCGAAACCGTGCGGGCCATCAAGGCTTTGAACCCGAACACCGGTGTCGAACTGCTCATCCCCGACTTCAACGCCGTGCCCGAGCAGTTGGACGAGGTGTTCGCTTCGCGCCCCGAGGTGCTGGCGCACAACCTGGAAACGGTGCCGCGCATCTTCAAGCGGATCCGTCCCGCCTTCCGCTACGAGCGGTCGCTCTCGGTGCTCACCGCCGCGCGCGAGGCCGGGCTGGTCACCAAGTCCAACCTGATCCTCGGCATGGGCGAGACCCCGGAAGAGGTCACCCAGGCGATGCGCGACCTGCACGAGGCGGGCTGCGACATCCTCACCATCACCCAGTACCTGCGTCCCTCGCCGCGGCACCACCCCGTCGACCGCTGGGTCAAGCCGCAAGAATTCGTCGACCATTCCAAGATGGCCGAGGAGATCGGTTTCGCGGGCGTGATGGCCGGACCGCTGGTCCGCTCCTCCTACCGCGCGGGCCGGCTCTACGCCCAGGCGATGGCGCACCACGGCCGCGAGATCGCCCCCACCATGGCGCATCTCGCCCAAGAAGGCTCCGCATCGCAGGAAGCGTCGTCCGTCCTGGCGCGCTTCGGCAGCTGA